A single window of Aythya fuligula isolate bAytFul2 chromosome Z, bAytFul2.pri, whole genome shotgun sequence DNA harbors:
- the CZH9orf24 gene encoding spermatid-specific manchette-related protein 1 encodes MFLFAQKYKTPVSTYTDSYRPPCTLKKSIHEKAPLQLWKENKFVTQGLTVPQDQNPASQGQPNKLIKAVMQEYLYRNAIDPTAYWPEKYWLTRPEEKYNPVFVNEDKYITWRAGPYNSAAWNKYSTYLPLPPKEKRMETYLRSIPVPYPPKPACLNQYEREVVADMLRRLSRLSPPSLQPVYTTSGRRPFQGYYSPCSGRHYCLRGMDYYVDGDAAIRSHLNTLAERTVRSIPCCNYSPTATLCAPSHCPQPSYPYMSPRWDTSHFKRMGGVQRGSYTIHPEFCSEAYSAQEC; translated from the exons ATGTTCCTCTTCGCCCAAAAATACAAGACCCCCGTCAGCACCTACACCGACTCCTACCGCCCGCCGTGCACCTTGAAGAAGTCGATCCATGAGAAGGCCCCGCTGCAgctatggaaagaaaacaagtttgtgACCCAG GGATTAACGGTGCCCCAGGACCAAAATCCAGCGAGCCAAGGTCAGCCCAACAAGCTGATTAAGGCAGTGATGCAGGAGTACTTGTACAGGAACGCCATCGACCCCACCGCCTACTGGCCTGAGAAGTACTGGCTGACCAGGCCTGAAG AGAAGTACAACCCGGTTTTTGTCAACGAGGACAAATACATCACCTGGAGAGCAGGCCCCTACAACAGCGCAGCCTGGAACAAGTACAGCACCTACCTCCCCCTCCCACCCAAG GAGAAGAGGATGGAGACCTACCTGCGCAGCATACCCGTGCCATACCCTCCAAAACCCGCCTGCCTCAACCAATACG AGCGGGAGGTGGTTGCTGACATGCTGCGCAGGCTGTCGCGGCTCTCGCCACCGTCCCTGCAGCCCGTGTACACCACGTCGGGGAGGAGACCCTTCCAGGGCTACTACAGCCCCTGCTCCGGGCGCCACTACTGCCTGCGAGGGATGGACTACTACGTCGATGGGGACGCTGCCATCAGGAGCCATCTCAACACGCTAGCAGAGAGGACTGTAAG GAGCATCCCGTGCTGCAATTACAGCCCCACGGCGACACTCTGTGCACCTTCACATTGCCCCCAGCCATCGTACCCATATATGAGCCCTAG GTGGGACACGAGCCACTTCAAGAGGATGGGAGGAGTCCAGCGAGGCAGCTACACCATCCACCCCGAGTTTTGCTCAGAGGCTTACTCTGCCCAGGAGTGCTGA
- the LOC116500662 gene encoding myogenesis-regulating glycosidase-like, with protein MYTFLPENFTPVKQKPSKELRPMLGAVTLGLVLFIAAVVAWCYYTVSLRKAERLKTELMDLRADGFVIRNQHGEVVFRLAFRSGSLDLESCSKEGEILSCTRSHRGPLNFFIQTVKPKDTVMCYRVRWEELAAGPAVEHTMFWEDAHWYGGSEMSTQHWPIRLAGYQEPVPYVTSDVYSFRDSFGGILERYWLSSKAAAIKINDSVPFHLGFNATERTLFFQARYKDSPYKPPPGQQPFPELSYRVCVGSDVTSIHKYMVRRYFNKPSKIPAENAFRYPIWSTWALYKNDIDQDKLLRFAEKIKKYRFNCSHIEIDDMYTQAYGDFDFDPVKFPNVTEMFAKLREDGFKVTLWTHPFINYNSSNFGVGIERQLFIKEPSGRLPAMVEWWNGIGAILDFTNPAARDWFQSHLRQLRHKYGISSFKFDAGETSYLPKQFSTFRPLSDPSIWSRRYTEMAIPFYELAEVRVGYQSQNISCFFRIIDRDSVWGYELGLKSLIPTVLTISMLGYPFISADMIGGNFFPNKTDGAVEIPDRELYVRWLELSAFMPSMQFSIPPWLYDKQVVEIAQKFTELHESLVAPLLLELAGEVTDTGDPIIRPIWWISPRDEATHRIDSQFLIGDTLMVAPVLEMGKQERDVYLPAGKWRSYKGELFEKTPVLLTDYPVDLDEVAYFLWVS; from the coding sequence ATGTACACCTTCCTGCCCGAAAACTTCACGCCGGTGAAGCAGAAGCCCTCGAAGGAGCTGAGGCCCATGCTGGGGGCCGTCACGCTGGGCCTCGTCCTGTTCATCGCTGCGGTGGTGGCCTGGTGCTACTACACGGTGTCCCTGCGCAAGGCGGAGCGGCTGAAGACGGAGCTGATGGACCTGCGGGCGGACGGCTTCGTCATCAGGAACCAGCACGGGGAGGTGGTGTTCCGCCTGGCCTTCCGCTCGGGGAGCCTGGACCTGGAGTCGTGCTCCAAGGAGGGCGAGATCCTGAGCTGCACGCGCTCGCACCGCGGGCCGCTCAACTTCTTCATCCAGACGGTGAAGCCCAAGGACACGGTGATGTGCTACCGCGTGCGCTGGGAGGAGCTGGCGGCCGGCCCGGCGGTGGAGCACACCATGTTCTGGGAGGACGCCCACTGGTACGGGGGCTCGGAGATGAGCACCCAGCACTGGCCCATCCGCCTGGCCGGCTACCAGGAGCCCGTGCCCTACGTGACCAGCGACGTCTACTCCTTCCGCGACAGCTTTGGCGGCATCCTGGAGCGCTACTGGCTGTCCTCCAAGGCGGCGGCCATCAAGATCAACGACTCGGTGCCCTTCCACCTGGGCTTCAACGCCACCGAGCGCACCCTCTTCTTCCAGGCCCGCTACAAGGACTCGCCCTACAAGCCCCCGCCGGGCCAGCAGCCCTTCCCCGAGCTGAGCTACCGCGTGTGCGTGGGCTCCGACGTCACCTCCATCCACAAGTACATGGTGCGCAGGTACTTCAACAAGCCCTCCAAGATCCCCGCCGAGAACGCCTTCCGCTACCCCATCTGGTCCACCTGGGCACTCTACAAGAATGATATCGACCAGGATAAACTCTTGAGATTTGCtgaaaaaattaagaagtaCCGTTTTAATTGCAGCCACATTGAGATTGATGACATGTACACACAAGCCTACGGGGACTTTGACTTTGACCCTGTCAAGTTCCCCAATGTAACAGAGATGTTTGCAAAACTGAGAGAGGATGGCTTTAAAGTCACCCTGTGGACTCACCCTTTTATAAACTACAATTCCTCGAACTTTGGTGTGGGGATTGAGCGTCAGCTGTTCATCAAGGAGCCGTCGGGGCGGCTGCCGGCCATGGTGGAGTGGTGGAACGGCATCGGGGCCATCCTGGACTTCACCAACCCGGCAGCCCGGGACTGGTTCCAGAGCCACCTGCGCCAGCTCCGCCACAAGTACGGCATCTCCTCCTTCAAGTTTGACGCTGGTGAGACCAGCTACCTGCCCAAGCAGTTCAGCACCTTCCGGCCGCTCTCAGACCCCAGCATCTGGTCACGGCGCTACACGGAGATGGCCATCCCCTTCTACGAGCTGGCGGAGGTGCGGGTGGGCTACCAGTCGCAGAACATCTCCTGCTTCTTCCGCATCATTGACCGCGACTCCGTGTGGGGCTATGAGCTCGGCCTCAAGTCGCTCATCCCCACGGTGCTCACCATCAGCATGTTGGGGTACCCCTTTATTTCTGCTGACATGATTGGGGGgaattttttcccaaataagACAGATGGTGCAGTTGAGATCCCAGACCGTGAGCTGTACGTGCGGTGGCTGGAGCTGTCGGCCTTCATGCCCTCCATGCAGTTCTCCATCCCGCCTTGGCTCTACGACAAGCAGGTGGTGGAGATCGCGCAGAAATTCACCGAGCTCCACGAGTCGCTGgtggccccgctgctgctggagctggccgGGGAGGTCACCGACACTGGCGACCCCATCATCCGGCCCATCTGGTGGATCTCGCCCCGCGACGAGGCCACCCACAGGATCGACTCACAGTTCCTCATCGGGGACACCCTCATGGTGGCACCCGTCCTGGAGATGGGCAAGCAGGAACGCGACGTCTACCTGCCGGCAGGCAAGTGGCGCAGCTACAAGGGAGAGTTGTTTGAGAAGACACCCGTGCTGCTCACCGACTATCCCGTTGACTTGGACGAAGTTGCCTATTTCCTCTGGGTTTCGTAA